CCCTCGTGCTGGGGCTCGTCCTCGCGCTCCTGCTCAACCGCGCGTTCCGTGGGCGGGCGGTGGCGCGCACGCTGCTCATCACGCCGTTCCTCGTGATGCCCGTGGCGACGGCGCTGATGTGGAAGAACATGGTCCTGCACCCGGTGTTCGGGTTGTGGACCTTCCTCATGCGGCCGTTCTTCGGAACCGTGGACTGGGTGGCGCAGTACCCCATGGCGGCGATCATCGCGACGGTGGCCTGGCAGTGGACGCCGTTCATGATGCTCATCCTCCTCGCCGGCCTGCAGAGCCAGGACGAGGAGACGATGGAAGCCGCGCGCGTCGACGGCGCGGGGCCGCTGGCGGTCTTCCGCTACCTCACCTGGTCGCACCTGCGGCCCTACGCCGAGCTGGGCATCCTCCTCGGCTCGATCTTCATCGTCCAGACCTTCGACCCGATCTTCATCATCACGCAGGGCGGACCGGGGACGGCGACGACGAACCTGCCGTACTTCATCTACCTCCAGGCGTTCCGGGCGCTCGACATCGGGCAGGCGGCGGCCTCGGCGATCGTCGTCGTGATCGCAACGATCGTCATCGCCACCTTCGCGCTGCGGGTCATGAGCAACGTCTTCAAGCTTGCGGACTATCGATGACGACCATCGACCGGCCTGTCGGGGCGTCGCGCTGGGGCGGCGCCGGCCTGACGACCCTCACGTGGATACTCACCCTCGCGTTCGTGTTCCCCGCGGCATGGATGATCCTGACGGGCTTCAAGCACGAGGTCGACGCCTTCACGAGGACCCCGCAGCTCGTCTTCGAGCCGACGCTTCAGCAGTTCCGGGCGGTGTTCGACCGCAACTTTGCGCCGTACCTCATGAACTCTGCGTTCGCGACCGGCATGTCGACCCTGCTCGTCCTCGCGTTCGGGCTGCCCGCCTCCTACGTGCTCGCGATCAAGCCCATACCCCGGTGGCGTGACGCGCTCTTCTTCTTCATCTCCACGCGGATGCTGCCGCTCGTGGGCGCGATCGTGCCCATCTACGTCATCGCCCGCGACCTCGGCGTCCTCGACAACATCACGACGCTGACGTTGATCTACACCGCGCTCAACCTGCCCATCGCGGTGTGGATGCTCCGCTCGTTCCTGCTGGAGATCCCGCGGGAAGTGCTCGAGGCCGCCCGCGTGGACGGGGCCTCGCTCGGCCAGATCCTGCGGCGCGTCGTGCTCCCGATCATTGCGCCGGGGGTCGCGGCGACCGCCCTGATCTGCGTCATCTTCTCCTGGAACGAGTTCTTCTTCGCCGTCAACCTCACGTCGAGCACCGCGCCGACCGTGCCGGTGTACCTCGTCGGCTTCATCACCGCGGAGGGGCTGTTCTGGGCCCGGATGTCGGCGGCCGCCACCATGGCCAGCCTGCCCGTGCTGCTCGCAGGATGGATCGCGCAGAAGCAGCTCGTGCGTGGCCTGTCCTTCGGTGCCGTGAAGTGAGGTCCGGCGCCCGGTGAGAGCGCTCGTCCTGCCCGAGCCCGGCTCGGCTGCGTTGGCGACGGTCGACGACCCCGCCCCCGCACCCGGCGAGGTCGTCGTGGCCGTCGGCGCCGCCGGCATCTGCGGCACGGATCTCCACCTGCTCGCGGGGTCCCTGCCTCCCGCGGTCTACCCGCTCGTGCCCGGCCACGAGGTCGCCGGCAAGGTGGTCGCAACCGGCCGAGGCGCCACCCTCGTCAACGAGGGCCAGCAGGTCGCCGTCGACCCATCGGTGTTCTGCGGCGGTTGCCCGCAGTGCCGCGCGGGTTGGCCGAACCTCTGCGCGAACTGGGGCGGCATGGGGATCACCCGCCCCGGGGGCCTCGCGGAGTACGTCGCGGTACCGGCGTCGTGGTGCGAACCGCTGCCCGAGGACCTGCCCACGACCCACGGCGCGCTCGTCGAGCCGCTCGCCTGCGCCCTGCACGCCCTCGACCGCGCCGGAGCGGTGATCGGCCGCGACACCCTCGTGTTCGGCGCCGGCCCGATGGGATGCCTCCTCGCCGCGCTCTTCCGGCACGCGGGGGCTCGCAGCGTCAGCGTCGTCGACCCACAGGAGGGCCGGCTGCAGGTGGCCGAGCGGCTCGGTGCGACCGCGACCGCACCCGCGGTCGACGGCCTCACGGCGCCCGACGGCTGGCACGTCGTCGTCGACGCGAGCGGCGCGGTGCCCGCCATCGAGCAGGCCCTGCGGGTCGTGCGCCCCGCCGGGCGCGTGGTCATCGTCGGCGTGACCCCGCCCGATGCGACCGCCCGGTTCCTGCCCTACGAGCTATACGCCAAGGAGGTCACCGTCGTGGGGTCGATGGCGATCCTGCACAGCTTCGGTCGGGCGCGGGACGTGCTCACCTCCGGACTGTTCGACCCCGAGTCGCTCATCACGCACACGTTCGCCCTCGACGACGTCGGGACGGCGCTCGATACCATGCGGCAGGGACGCGGGGAGAAGGTCCTCGTGCTGCCCGGGAAGGCCCACTGATGCGCGCCGTCGTCCTCCACGAGCCCGGTTCCGCCGAGGTGACCGAGGTGCCCGACCCGACACCGGCGCCCGGTGAGGTCGTCGTCGCGGTCGACGCCTGCGGCATCTGCGGCACCGACCTCCACATCTACGACGGGCACTTCGCCCCGACGCCCTACCCGATCGTGCCCGGCCACGAGTTCTGCGGCGAGGTCGTCGCCGTCAGCGCCGACGCCGGGGACATCGTCGAGGGCACGTTCGTCGCCGTCGACCCTTCGCTGTTCTGCGGCCGCTGCGACCAGTGCCGGAGGGGCAGGGGCAACCTGTGCGCGAACTGGGGCGCGATCGGCGACACCGTCGACGGCGCTTTCGCCGAGTACGTGCGGGTTCCCGTGGCAAACGTCTACCGGCTGCCGGCCGACCTGCCCCGTGAGTGGGGCACGATCGTCGAGCCGCTCTCGTGCGCCGTGCACGCCATGGACCGTCTCGGCCCGGTGGCCGGTGACGACGTCCTCGTCTACGGCGCGGGCACGATGGGCCTGCTGCTCGCCCAGCTGCTGCGCTCCGCCGGCGCGGCGCGGGTCGACGTCGTCGACCGCAAGCCCGACCGTCTCGCGGTCGCCCGCCCCGGCGCCGACGAGGTCGCTGACTCGGCTGCCGCCCTCTCGGCCGAGCGGTGGGACCTCGTCGTGGACGCCACGGGTGCCACCGCCGCCATCGAGGACGGGCTGGGGCGGGTTCAGCGAGGCGGGACGTTCCTCGTCTTCGGCGTGGCGCCCGCCGCGGCGACCGCGCGCTTCTCGCCGTTCACGGTCTACAACGACGAGATCTCGATCATCGGCTCGATGGCGGTCCTCCACAGCTTCGGGCGCGCGGTCGACCTGCTCGCCGGCGGCGCGGTCGACCCGGCGCCGCTCATCACCCACCGCCTTGCCCTCGACGACTACGAGACCGGCATCGCGACCGTCCGGGCGGGGGAAGGGCTGAAGGTCCAGCTCACCGCCCGCGCCTGACGACCGGGTCGCCACCAGAGAAGGATTGCGACGTGGACGAGATGCGCCAGGTCTGGATCGCCGCCCCCGAGCGCGTCGAGGTGCGCACCGCGCCCCGTCCGGTCCCGGGGCCGGGTGAGGTGCTCGTGGAGACCGCACACGTCGGCATCTGCGGGTCGGACCTCCACGCGTTGCACGGCCGGCACCCGTTCATCGACCTGCCCGTCTCACCGGGGCACGAGGCGACGGGCGTCGTTGCCGCCGTCGGCGACGGTGTGGAGGTCTTCGCTGAGGGCGATCGCGTCCTCGTCGAACCGAACCTCATCTGCGGACTGTGCACGTACTGCACGAGCGGTCGCTACAACCTCTGCGCGCAGCTGCGGGTCGTCGGCTGCCAGACCGCCGGGGCCATGGCCGACGCCTTCACCGTGCCCGCGCATCGCCTCCATCCGGTGCCCGAGCAGTTCAGCTGGGCGGCGGCGGCGATGGTCGAGCCGCTGTCGACCGCGACGCACGCGACCCGCCTCGTCGGCGACCTCGGCGGTGCGAGCGTCGCGGTGCTCGGCGCCGGCTCCATCGGCCTCGTGACGCTGCTCGCCGCTCGTGCCGCCGGCGCCGCCGCCGTCGCCGTCACGGATCCCGTACCGGTCAAGCGGGAACGGGCACGCGCGTTCGGCGCGGACCTGACCGTGGACCCACTGCGCGACGACGCGGTCGCCCACATCCGCCAGGGTCTGCCGTACCGCCCCGACGTCGTCTTCGACTGCGTCGCCAACCAGTCGTCGACGGACCAGGCGATCGGACTGGCGGTCAAGGGCGGAACCGTCGTCGTCGTCGGCGTGCCCCAAGGCCCGGTGACGATCCCACTGGAGGTCGTCCAGGACCGTGAGGTGCGGCTCCAGGGAACGGCGATGTACACGGGAGAGGACGTGCGGGCCGCCATCGGCCTCGTCACGGACGGCGCGCCCGTCGAGCAGCTCGTCACCGCCACGTTCCCCCTCGAGGCGGCCGCGGAGGCGTTCGCCGCCGCGTCCTCCGGCGAACACGTCAAGGTGCACCTCCAGGCCGGCGCAGCGATGAGCTGACCCGCCCCCGACCGCCTACAAGGGGTGCACCATCCGTTGGAGGCGTGTCCAGGTCCACTTGCGCCCGCGGCCGTTCCTGCCATCCTGAACCGCATGACCGACGTGGCACCGCCCCGCGCCGCTGCGGTCCCCGAGCTCGAGGCGCACCGCCGGGAGCTCACGGGGTACTGCTACCGCATGCTCGGTTCAGCCTTCGAGGCCGAGGATGCGGTGCAGGAGACCCTCGTCCGCGCCTGGCGCGCGCTCGACCGCTTCGAGCGGCGCTCCTCGCTGCGGTCGTGGCTGTACCGCATCGCGACGAACGTCTGCGTCGACATGGCGCGGGGGCGGCAGCGCCGCGCCCGTCCGATGGACCTCGGACCGTCCTCCGCCACCGCGTCGGCCACGCTCGTGGAGCGCCCCGAGGCGACCTGGGTCGAACCCCTCCCCGACGGTCAGGCGCTACCGGACGGCGACCCGGCGGAGGTGGCCGTGGCCCGGGAGAGCGTGCGCCTCGCGTTCGTCGCCGCGTTGCAGCATCTGCCCGCCCGGCAGCGTGCGGTGCTCATCCTCCGTGAGGTGCTGCACTGGCAGGCCAGCGAGGTCGCGGAGCTGCTCGAGACGAGCGTCGCGTCGGTCAACAGCGCCCTCCAGCGGGCACGGGCGACCCTGCGGGCCAAGCCGGTGGCCTCCACCGACGTCTTCCAGCCCCTGGACCCCGACCAGCGGGCGCTCCTCGACCGCTACGTCGACGCGTTCGAGCGCTACGACCTCGACGCGCTGACCGCCCTGCTCCACACCGACGTGGTCCAGACCATGCCGCCCTACGACCTGTGGCTGCAAGGCCACGACGAGATCCGCCAGTGGTACCTCGGGCCGGGCATCGGCTGCCGGGGCTCGCGCCTGGTGCCGACCGTCGCGAACGGCTCGCCCGCCTACGGCCAGTACAAGCCGAGCGGCAGCGGCGACCTGCGGCCATGGGCCCTGCAGGTCGTCGAGGTGTCCGCCGCCCGGATCGTCGCGATGAACGCCTTCCTCGACACCGACCGGCTCTTCCCGCTGTTCGGCCTGCCGCCGACGCTCTCGCGGTAGAGGCGCTCCGGGGGCGCGGCGGCTCTGGTCCTCACCGGGCGGCTCACGACCCGGTCTGCCGGGCCATCGCGCGGAGCAGCCGGTTGAACGACGGGTCGAGACGCAGGCCGTCGGCGAGCGCGACGAACGCGGCGGGGTCGGGCGGCGTCGGCGGAAGCCGGTCGTCGAGCGGGGGCACGGGCACGTCGGTGACCACCCGCACGACCGGGGCCGCGGCGGCGAGGTAGCTCCGTGCCGCGGTGACCCGCCGCCGCAGCGGCTCGGGCATCCCCGAAGCCGCATCCGCGGCGGCGAGGACCGCCTCCACGCAACCATGGCGGGCGATCAGCTGGGCCGCGCTGCGCGCGCCGATCCCGACCACTCCGGGGAGCCCGTCGCTCGGATCGCCGCGCAGCAGGGCGAACTCGGCGTACGCCCGCCCGGGGATGCCGAACCGGGCGGTGACCGCGGCCTCGTCGACGACCTCGTGACGGGCGACGCCCCTGGCGATGTAGAGCACGCGGACGCCGCGCGCGTCGTCGACGACCTGGAAGAGGTCGCGGTCGCCGGTGACGACGTCGGCGGGGACCGTCGCGGCGGCGGCGAGGGTCGCGATCACGTCGTCGGCCTCGTAGCCGGCGACGCCGAGACGGGCGATGCCGAGCGCGTCGAGGACCGCGCCGATGAGGGGGACCTGTGTGGTGAGCTCCTCGGGCACCGCCTCGCTCACGCCCTGCCCGACGCGGTGCGCCTTGTAGGAGGGCACCGCGGCGACCCGCCACGCCGGGCGCCAGTCGGCGTCCATGCAGGCGGTCGAGGCGCGTCGGGCGCCGCGCCGCGACGAGGTGCGCGACCGACTCGATGAACCCCTTCAGGGCGTTCACCGGCCTGCCGTCGGCGGCGGTCGTGTCCCGCGGCACACCGAAGAAGGCGCGGAAGTACAGCGACGGGGCGTCGAGGAGCATCAACCGCTCCGCCTGCGTCGTCATGTCCCCAGCGTGCCACCGGCGAACGTGGGCGCGCCGGTCAGGCTCCGGAGGGCACGATGCGCAGCTCGTCGGCGGCCACGGCGGCGAGTCGCTCGGCCACGGCCTCCGCGCGGTCCTGCGAGTCAGCCTCGACCATGACCCGGACGAGCTGTTCGGTGCCCGACGCGCGCACGAGCACGCGGCCCGAGCCGTCGAGCGCGGCTTCCTCCTGCCTGACGGCCTCCCACAGCCGCGCGGCGTCGGCCAGCCGCTCGCGGTCGACGTTGCGGACGTTGAGCAGCACCTGGGGCAGCCGCCTCATCACCCCCGCGAGATCGGCGAGCGGACGCCCCGTCTCGGCGACCGCCGTGAGCAGCTGGACGGCGGTGAGGATGCCGTCGCCGGTCGTGGCGTGGTCGGTGAGGATGACATGTCCCGACTGCTCGCCTCCCAGCGGATGACCGTGCGCGCGCATCGCCTCGAGGACGTAGCGGTCGCCGACCTTCGTCGAGAGCACCTTGATCCCGAGGCGGTCCATCGCCTGGTGGAAGCCGAGGTTGGTCATCACCGTCGTGACGACGGTGTCGAGCCGACCGGCGGCGTGCATGCGCTCGGCGAGGAGCGCGAGGATGGCGTCGCCGTCCACGACCGCCCCGGTATGGTCGACGGCGATGAGCCGGTCGGCGTCGCCGTCGTGCGCGAGGCCGACGTCGGCCCCATGTTCGCGGACGGCCCTCGCCACCGTCTCCGGGTGGGTGGAGCCGCACCCGTCGTTGATGTTCGTTCCCGTTGGGGCGGCGTGGGTCGCGGTGACGTCGCAGCCGAGCCGGCGCAGCACCTCCGGGGCGACCGCGAACGCCGCCCCCTCGGCGCAGTCGACGACCACCCGCAGTCCGGTGAGGTCGCCTCCCGTAGCCACGAGGTGCTCGACGTAGGCATCGACCGCCTGCGGTTCCGGGGTGACCCTCCCGAGGGCCGCCCCCGTGGGGCGCGCCTCGTCGCTCAGCTGGAGGAGCTCCTCGATGCGTTCCTCCTTGCCGTCGGTGAGCTTGAACCCGTCGGCGCCGAAGAACTTGATCCCGTTGTCGTCGACCGGGTTGTGGCTCGCCGAGATCATCGCGCCGCTGCTCGCCCCGAGATGCACGGTGAGGAAGGCCACACCCGGCGTCGGCAGAACGCCGACCGGGACGACGTCGCCTCCCGCCGAGCAGACCCCGGCGAGCAGGGCGCCCTCGAGCATCTCCCCCGAGACGCGGGGATCACGGCCGATGACGACGCGGGGGCGCCCGACGCCCTCCTCCCGCAGGGTGCGCACGAGGGCGCGGCCGAGGCCGACGGCGAGCTCCGGGGTCAGCTCGGTGTTCGCGACCCCCCGGATGCCATCGGTGCCGAAAAGCCGGCCCATGGATCGTCGGGGCGGTCAGCGCTTGCTGTACTGGGGCGCCTTGCGGGCCTTCTTCAGGCCGTACTTCTTGCGCTCCACCTTGCGGGGGTCACGGGTGAGCAAGCCGGCCTTCTTCAACGGCGCCCGCCACTCGGGGTCCTCCGCCTCGAGGGCCCGGGCGATGCCGTGGCGCAACGCCCCCGCCTGCCCCGACGTCCCGCCGCCGCTGACGTTGGCGATGACGTCGAAGCGCCCCTGGGTCTCGGTGACCTCGAACGGCTTGCGTACCTCGCCCTGGAGCGTCTCGGTCGGGAAGTAGTCCTCGAGCGGACGCTGGTTCAGCAGGAAGCGGCCGGTGCCGCTCACGAGGCGCACACGGGCGACCGAGGACTTGCGGCGGCCGGTGAAGATCTTCGGAGGCATGAGGGAGGTCCTTGGTCCTACAGGGGGAGCGGCTGCGGCTTCTGCGCGGCGTGCGGGTGGTCCGGCCCGGCGTACACCTTGAGCTTGCGGATCTGCGCGCGGCCGACGCTGTTGCGGGGGAGCATGCCCTTGACCGCCCGCTCGACGAGGCGCTCGGGACGCTCCGCGAGGAGCCGGGCGAACGGCACCGACTTCAGGGAGCCGGGGTAGCCGGAATGGCGGTGCGCGAGGCGCTGCTCGCCCTTGTTGCCCGTGAGGCGCACGTCGGCGGCGTTCACGACGATGACGAAGTCACCGACGTCGACGTGCGGCGCGAACGTCGGCTTGTGCTTGCCACGCAGCACGGTGGCGACGCGGGTGGCGAGCCGCCCGAGAACCATGTCGGCGGCATCGACGACGTACCAGCGGTGCTCGATGTCGGAGGGGCGCGGTGAGAACGTGCGCATGACGTCTTCCGGTCTAGCCGGTGGGCGGGCGGGAAAAGCGGTCAGCGACCGCAAGCGGCCAGAGTACGCACCGGCAGGCGGCCAGTCAACCGGAGGGGCGGGCGTAGGAGACGCCGACGAGGGTGAGCCCGTGCGGCGGAGCGACCCGGCCGACCGCCTGGCGGTCGCCGGCCGCCACCACGTCGGCGACCCAGTCGGGAGCTCGGCTGCCCTGGCCGACCGGCACGAGGCACCCCGTCACCGAGCGCACCATCTGGTGGCAGAAGGCCTTGCCGGCGACGTTCAGCGTCACGAGGTCCGCCCGGGCCCGGCGGATGTCGAGCCGGTCGATCCGCCGGATGAGGTGCTCGTCGCCCGCGCGCCGGCAGAAGGAGCTGAAGTCGTGCTCGCCGAGGAGGTGGCGCCCCCCCGCCTGCATGGCCGCGACGTCGAGGCGCGGCGCGCCGAGATGCCACGTGTCGTGGCGCCACAAAGGGCTCATCGCCTTCGCGTCGCAGATCCGGTAGCGGTAGCGCCGCTGCGTCGCCGAGAAGCGTGCGTCGAACGTCGCCGGTACCCGGCGCACCCGCCACACCGTCACCGCGGGGCCGCAGAGCGCGTCGAGGGCGCCGCGGGCGCGTTCGAGGTCTTCGAGGGGCCGCGCGCCGGCGGGGACGTCGCAGTGCACCGTCTGCGCGACGGCGTGCACCCCGGCGTCGGTGCGTCCCGCGACGGTGGTGGTGACGGCCGTGCCGCACAGGCGGGCGAGCGCGTCCTCGAGGACGCCCTGCACGGTGCGCTGCCCGGCCTGCCGGGCGAAGCCCCGGAAACCCGTGCCGTCGTAGGCGAGGTCGATCCGCAGCCGCACCGGTTCAGCCATGGCCGAACCCGACGCCGTCAGGGCCTGCCTTCGCCGCCTTCCGGCTCGTCGGACCTCGGGGCGGTCTCACCGTCGTCAGCGGGCCGCTCCGGCTCCGGTGCGTCCTGCTCCTCCGCCGGCACCGGCGGAGTCTCGGACTCGTCGCCGCCGGCGTCCTCGCCGGCCAGGCGCGCCTCGACCTCGGCCGGGTCGGCGAGCGGGCGCTCCTCGTCGTCGGCGTCCCCGGCGGCGGTCTCGCGCTCGTCCGCTTCCGCCGCGAAGGCCTCCTCGGCGTCGAAGTCCTCGTCGAGCTCCTCGCCGCGGTCGAAGGCTGCGGCTTCTTCCTCGCTGCGCTCGCGCGCCGTGGCCGACAGCGTCCCGCCGCGGCGCCGCCGCAGGCTCCAGCGCCGGCGCGGGGCCTCCTCGAGCGCGCCCTCACCGCGGACGCTCACGCCCTCGACGAGTTCGATCAGCGCCATGGGCGCCGCGTCGCCCTTCCGAGGGCCGAGCTTCAGCACCCGGGTGTAGCCGCCGTTGCGGTCGGCGAACGCCGGTCCGACGTCGGCGAACAGCTTGTGCACGACGTCGCGGTCCCGGACCACCTTCAGCACCTGGCGGCGCGCGTGGAGGTCGCCGCGCTTGGCGAACGTGATCATCCGCTCCGCCACCGGCTGGACGGTCTTGGCCTTGGCCACGGTGGTCCGTATCCGCCCGTGACGGATGAGCTCCGTCGTGAGGTTTGCGAGGATGAGGTTGTGGTGGGCGGGACTCCCACCGAAGCGAGCGGCCTTCTTCGGTTGCGGCATCGTTGCGCTCCTACTGGCTGTACCCGCCGTAGTCGGCGAGGGACAGGCCGAGCTCTGCGAGCTTCTGCTTCACTTCCTCGATCGACTTCTGCCCGAAGTTGCGGATGTCGAGCAGGTCCTGCTCGGTCTTCTGCACGAGCTCGCCGACCGTCTGCACGCCCTCGCGCTTCAGGCAGTTGTACGAGCGCACCGAGAAGTCCATGTCCTCGATCGGCAGGAGCAGGTCCGGCGAGCTGGGCTGCGAGGAGGCCGCGTCCGGACCGATCGACAGCCCTCCGGGCCCGGACTCCTCGAACTCCGCGAAGAGTCCCAGCAGGTCCTGCAGCGTCGCACCCGCGCTCGACAGGGCCTCGCCGGGCGTGACCGACCCGTCCGTCTCCACATCGAGGATGAGCCGGTCGTAGTTCGTCATCTGCTCGACGCGGGTGGCCTCCACCCGGTACGTCACGCGGCGCACCGGGGAGTAGATCGAGTCGATCGGGATGACGCCGATGGGCTGGTCCGCCCGCTTGTTGCGCTCGGCGGGCACGTAGCCACGCCCGCGCTCGACGGTGAGGTACATCTCGACCCGGCCCTTGCGGTTCAGCGTCGCGATGTGCAGGTCGCGGTTGAGGATCTCCACGTCGCTCGGCGCGGTGATGAAGTCGGCGGTGATCTCGCCGGGACCCTCGCCGCCGAGGAAGATCTCCACCGGCTGGTCGCTCTCGCTGCGCAGCACGAGGTCCTTGAGGTTCAGGATGATGTCGGTGACGTCCTCCTTCACCCCCTCGATGGAGCTGAACTCGTGCAGCACGCCTTCGATGCGCACGCTCGTGACCGCCGCGCCGGGGATGGACGACAGCAGTGTGCGCCGCAGGCTGTTGCCGAGCGTGTAGCCGAACCCGGGCTCCAGCGGCTCGATGCTGAAGGCCGAGCGGATGCCCTCGGCAAGGACCTCTTCGGTGATGGTGGGACGCTGAACGATCAGCACTTGGTGTTTCGCCTCCTACAGGAGAAGCGGGTCGCTGGTGGTGCGGAGGGCCTTGGAGGGCGGGCGGGTGAGCGGCCCGGAGCGGCATCATGCCGCCGCCGTTCAACGCCCGCTACTTCGAGTACAGCTCGACGATGAGCTGCTCCTGGACCGGTACGTCGATCTGCTTGCGGTCGGGCACCCCGAGGACGCTGATCTGCAGCTTGTTCTGGTCGGTGGACAGCCAGCCGGGGAGGGTGCGCATGCCGATGATCTCCAGCGCGCCGATGATCGGCACGATGTTGCGCGCCCGTTCCCGGACGGTGATGACGTCGCCGACGCGCACCCGGTACGACGGGATGTTCACCGTGCGGCCGTTCACCTGGAAGTGGCGGTGGCGGACGAGCTGGCGGGCCTCGTCGCGCGAGCGGGCGAGCCCGCCGCGGTACACGACGTTGTCGAGCCGCAGCTCGAGCAGGCGCAGGAGGTTCTCACCGGTCAGTCCCGACTGGCGCGAGGCCTCCTGGTAGTAGTTGCGGAACTGCCGTTCGAGCACGCCGTAGATGCGGCGGGCCTTCTGCTTCTCGCGCAGCTGGAGCAGGTACTCGCTCTCGCGGATGCGTCCGCGCCCGTGCTCGCCGGGCGGGTAGGGGCGCTTCTCGATGGCGCACTTCGGCCCCTCGCAACGGGTGCCCTTGAGGTAGAGCTTCTGCCGCTCGCGACGGCAGAGCTTGCAGTCAGGTCCGGTGTACCGAGCCATGGTGGTGGTGATGTCCTCTCGGGTGG
This genomic interval from Egibacteraceae bacterium contains the following:
- a CDS encoding sugar ABC transporter permease yields the protein MATVDTPVRTDTQAQGAPRQDPPASGRQRWARRLPLLPGLVYIIILTQIPFLFTLFYSFQHWNLYRPGQRGFAGLENYRFVLGSPTFRTGALNTVVLTAGAVLVALVLGLVLALLLNRAFRGRAVARTLLITPFLVMPVATALMWKNMVLHPVFGLWTFLMRPFFGTVDWVAQYPMAAIIATVAWQWTPFMMLILLAGLQSQDEETMEAARVDGAGPLAVFRYLTWSHLRPYAELGILLGSIFIVQTFDPIFIITQGGPGTATTNLPYFIYLQAFRALDIGQAAASAIVVVIATIVIATFALRVMSNVFKLADYR
- a CDS encoding carbohydrate ABC transporter permease → MTTIDRPVGASRWGGAGLTTLTWILTLAFVFPAAWMILTGFKHEVDAFTRTPQLVFEPTLQQFRAVFDRNFAPYLMNSAFATGMSTLLVLAFGLPASYVLAIKPIPRWRDALFFFISTRMLPLVGAIVPIYVIARDLGVLDNITTLTLIYTALNLPIAVWMLRSFLLEIPREVLEAARVDGASLGQILRRVVLPIIAPGVAATALICVIFSWNEFFFAVNLTSSTAPTVPVYLVGFITAEGLFWARMSAAATMASLPVLLAGWIAQKQLVRGLSFGAVK
- a CDS encoding zinc-dependent alcohol dehydrogenase family protein, with translation MRALVLPEPGSAALATVDDPAPAPGEVVVAVGAAGICGTDLHLLAGSLPPAVYPLVPGHEVAGKVVATGRGATLVNEGQQVAVDPSVFCGGCPQCRAGWPNLCANWGGMGITRPGGLAEYVAVPASWCEPLPEDLPTTHGALVEPLACALHALDRAGAVIGRDTLVFGAGPMGCLLAALFRHAGARSVSVVDPQEGRLQVAERLGATATAPAVDGLTAPDGWHVVVDASGAVPAIEQALRVVRPAGRVVIVGVTPPDATARFLPYELYAKEVTVVGSMAILHSFGRARDVLTSGLFDPESLITHTFALDDVGTALDTMRQGRGEKVLVLPGKAH
- a CDS encoding zinc-dependent alcohol dehydrogenase family protein; translation: MRAVVLHEPGSAEVTEVPDPTPAPGEVVVAVDACGICGTDLHIYDGHFAPTPYPIVPGHEFCGEVVAVSADAGDIVEGTFVAVDPSLFCGRCDQCRRGRGNLCANWGAIGDTVDGAFAEYVRVPVANVYRLPADLPREWGTIVEPLSCAVHAMDRLGPVAGDDVLVYGAGTMGLLLAQLLRSAGAARVDVVDRKPDRLAVARPGADEVADSAAALSAERWDLVVDATGATAAIEDGLGRVQRGGTFLVFGVAPAAATARFSPFTVYNDEISIIGSMAVLHSFGRAVDLLAGGAVDPAPLITHRLALDDYETGIATVRAGEGLKVQLTARA
- a CDS encoding alcohol dehydrogenase catalytic domain-containing protein; amino-acid sequence: MRQVWIAAPERVEVRTAPRPVPGPGEVLVETAHVGICGSDLHALHGRHPFIDLPVSPGHEATGVVAAVGDGVEVFAEGDRVLVEPNLICGLCTYCTSGRYNLCAQLRVVGCQTAGAMADAFTVPAHRLHPVPEQFSWAAAAMVEPLSTATHATRLVGDLGGASVAVLGAGSIGLVTLLAARAAGAAAVAVTDPVPVKRERARAFGADLTVDPLRDDAVAHIRQGLPYRPDVVFDCVANQSSTDQAIGLAVKGGTVVVVGVPQGPVTIPLEVVQDREVRLQGTAMYTGEDVRAAIGLVTDGAPVEQLVTATFPLEAAAEAFAAASSGEHVKVHLQAGAAMS
- a CDS encoding sigma-70 family RNA polymerase sigma factor, translating into MTDVAPPRAAAVPELEAHRRELTGYCYRMLGSAFEAEDAVQETLVRAWRALDRFERRSSLRSWLYRIATNVCVDMARGRQRRARPMDLGPSSATASATLVERPEATWVEPLPDGQALPDGDPAEVAVARESVRLAFVAALQHLPARQRAVLILREVLHWQASEVAELLETSVASVNSALQRARATLRAKPVASTDVFQPLDPDQRALLDRYVDAFERYDLDALTALLHTDVVQTMPPYDLWLQGHDEIRQWYLGPGIGCRGSRLVPTVANGSPAYGQYKPSGSGDLRPWALQVVEVSAARIVAMNAFLDTDRLFPLFGLPPTLSR
- a CDS encoding 5'-3' exonuclease H3TH domain-containing protein codes for the protein MDADWRPAWRVAAVPSYKAHRVGQGVSEAVPEELTTQVPLIGAVLDALGIARLGVAGYEADDVIATLAAAATVPADVVTGDRDLFQVVDDARGVRVLYIARGVARHEVVDEAAVTARFGIPGRAYAEFALLRGDPSDGLPGVVGIGARSAAQLIARHGCVEAVLAAADAASGMPEPLRRRVTAARSYLAAAAPVVRVVTDVPVPPLDDRLPPTPPDPAAFVALADGLRLDPSFNRLLRAMARQTGS
- the glmM gene encoding phosphoglucosamine mutase, with the translated sequence MGRLFGTDGIRGVANTELTPELAVGLGRALVRTLREEGVGRPRVVIGRDPRVSGEMLEGALLAGVCSAGGDVVPVGVLPTPGVAFLTVHLGASSGAMISASHNPVDDNGIKFFGADGFKLTDGKEERIEELLQLSDEARPTGAALGRVTPEPQAVDAYVEHLVATGGDLTGLRVVVDCAEGAAFAVAPEVLRRLGCDVTATHAAPTGTNINDGCGSTHPETVARAVREHGADVGLAHDGDADRLIAVDHTGAVVDGDAILALLAERMHAAGRLDTVVTTVMTNLGFHQAMDRLGIKVLSTKVGDRYVLEAMRAHGHPLGGEQSGHVILTDHATTGDGILTAVQLLTAVAETGRPLADLAGVMRRLPQVLLNVRNVDRERLADAARLWEAVRQEEAALDGSGRVLVRASGTEQLVRVMVEADSQDRAEAVAERLAAVAADELRIVPSGA
- the rpsI gene encoding 30S ribosomal protein S9, with the translated sequence MPPKIFTGRRKSSVARVRLVSGTGRFLLNQRPLEDYFPTETLQGEVRKPFEVTETQGRFDVIANVSGGGTSGQAGALRHGIARALEAEDPEWRAPLKKAGLLTRDPRKVERKKYGLKKARKAPQYSKR
- the rplM gene encoding 50S ribosomal protein L13 yields the protein MRTFSPRPSDIEHRWYVVDAADMVLGRLATRVATVLRGKHKPTFAPHVDVGDFVIVVNAADVRLTGNKGEQRLAHRHSGYPGSLKSVPFARLLAERPERLVERAVKGMLPRNSVGRAQIRKLKVYAGPDHPHAAQKPQPLPL